A window of the Agromyces mariniharenae genome harbors these coding sequences:
- a CDS encoding GH1 family beta-glucosidase, translating into MPRHDDWSTTMTTGSADYRDAGLAFPDDFLFGSATASYQIEGAADEDGRGPSIWDTFSHTPGKVWNGDTGDVADDHYHRWEQDLDLMAELGLEAYRFSIAWPRIQPTGRGPANEAGLAFYERLVDGLIARGIRPIATLYHWDLPQALEDEGGWANRATAEAFADYARIVGERLGDRIAVWTTLNEPWCSAYLGYGSGAHAPGLLDGAKALAAVHHLNLAHGLAIAALRAVVTNDPGYSITLNLHVIRPHGPTGAEAARRIDGLANRVFLGPLLDGEYPADVIADTAEVTDWSFVKPGDLELIRQPISLLGVNYYSTVTVEMWDGVSPRVKADGHKDMGGTPWPGSEHVEFLVQQGPYTAMGWNIDPSGLEDLLVALHEAYPSLPLMVTENGAAFDDEVTDEPDGPAVHDVERVDYLRRHFTAAHRAMARGVDLRGYQVWSLMDNFEWGYGYSKRFGIVRVDYDTLERLPKDSAKWYAELIRTRAIPA; encoded by the coding sequence ATGCCGCGACACGACGACTGGAGCACCACCATGACCACCGGCTCGGCCGACTACCGCGACGCGGGTCTCGCATTCCCCGACGACTTCCTCTTCGGATCGGCCACGGCGTCGTACCAGATCGAGGGCGCAGCCGACGAGGACGGCCGCGGGCCGTCCATCTGGGACACGTTCAGCCACACGCCCGGCAAGGTCTGGAACGGCGACACCGGCGACGTCGCCGACGACCACTACCACCGCTGGGAGCAGGACCTCGACCTCATGGCGGAGCTCGGCCTCGAGGCGTACCGGTTCTCGATCGCGTGGCCGCGGATCCAGCCGACGGGGCGCGGGCCGGCGAACGAGGCCGGCCTGGCGTTCTACGAACGGCTCGTCGACGGGCTCATCGCCCGCGGCATCCGGCCCATCGCGACGCTGTACCACTGGGACCTGCCGCAGGCGCTCGAAGACGAGGGCGGCTGGGCGAACCGCGCGACCGCCGAGGCGTTCGCCGACTACGCGCGCATCGTGGGGGAGCGCCTCGGCGACCGGATCGCCGTGTGGACGACCCTCAACGAGCCGTGGTGCAGCGCCTACCTCGGCTACGGCTCGGGCGCCCACGCGCCCGGCCTCCTCGACGGCGCCAAGGCGCTCGCCGCAGTGCACCACCTCAACCTCGCGCACGGCCTGGCGATCGCGGCCCTCCGCGCGGTCGTGACGAACGACCCGGGCTACTCGATCACGCTCAACCTGCACGTGATCCGCCCGCACGGGCCGACCGGGGCCGAGGCCGCGCGACGCATCGACGGGCTCGCGAACCGAGTGTTCCTCGGGCCGCTCCTCGACGGCGAGTACCCCGCCGACGTCATCGCCGACACGGCCGAGGTCACGGACTGGTCGTTCGTGAAGCCCGGCGACCTCGAGCTCATCCGCCAGCCGATCTCGCTGCTCGGCGTGAACTACTACTCGACGGTCACCGTCGAGATGTGGGACGGGGTCTCGCCGCGCGTGAAGGCCGACGGCCACAAGGACATGGGCGGCACGCCCTGGCCGGGCTCCGAGCACGTGGAGTTCCTCGTGCAGCAGGGCCCGTACACCGCGATGGGCTGGAACATCGACCCGTCGGGCCTCGAGGACCTGCTCGTCGCGCTGCACGAGGCGTACCCGTCCTTGCCGCTCATGGTCACCGAGAACGGCGCCGCGTTCGACGACGAGGTGACCGACGAGCCCGACGGCCCCGCCGTGCACGACGTCGAGCGCGTCGACTACCTGCGCCGGCACTTCACCGCCGCCCACCGCGCGATGGCCCGCGGCGTCGACCTGCGCGGCTACCAGGTGTGGTCGCTCATGGACAACTTCGAGTGGGGCTACGGCTACTCCAAGCGCTTCGGCATCGTGCGCGTCGACTACGACACGCTCGAGCGGCTGCCGAAGGACAGCGCGAAGTGGTACGCCGAGCTCATCCGCACGAGGGCCATCCCGGCGTAG
- a CDS encoding branched-chain amino acid ABC transporter permease translates to MQLIWNGLIVGSFYALVALGYSMVYGIIKLLNFAHGDIYMLGAFVGFFTLSAFGISNETSIPLLVVIMLLSMVTTGLIGVGIERIAYRPLRKSPRLAVLITAIGVSFTLEYGVRQIFGPNPEAFPIRLESSGFDFAGMRITASQLVLVIIAAVLMLVLAHIVERTREGRAMRAIALDPQGAQLMGVNVNRVIATVFFIGSALAGAAGVMAGAYYGSIDFLMGFIIGLKAFTAAVIGGIGNLYGAMLGGLLLGLLESFGAAWFGGEWRDVFSFAFLILFLTFKPTGLLGARVVERM, encoded by the coding sequence ATGCAACTCATCTGGAACGGCCTGATCGTGGGCTCGTTCTACGCCCTCGTCGCGCTCGGCTACAGCATGGTCTACGGGATCATCAAGCTGCTGAACTTCGCGCACGGCGACATCTACATGCTCGGCGCGTTCGTCGGGTTCTTCACGCTCTCCGCGTTCGGGATCTCGAACGAGACCTCGATCCCGCTGCTCGTCGTGATCATGCTGCTCTCGATGGTCACGACCGGCCTGATCGGCGTCGGCATCGAGCGGATCGCGTACCGTCCGCTGCGCAAGAGCCCACGGCTCGCCGTGCTGATCACCGCGATCGGCGTGTCGTTCACGCTCGAGTACGGGGTGCGCCAGATCTTCGGTCCCAATCCCGAGGCGTTCCCGATCCGCCTGGAATCGAGCGGGTTCGATTTCGCGGGCATGCGCATCACGGCTTCGCAGCTCGTGCTGGTGATCATCGCGGCGGTGCTGATGCTCGTGCTCGCGCACATCGTCGAACGCACCCGGGAGGGTCGCGCGATGCGTGCGATCGCGCTCGACCCGCAGGGCGCGCAGCTCATGGGCGTGAACGTGAACCGGGTCATCGCCACCGTGTTCTTCATCGGCTCCGCCCTCGCCGGGGCCGCGGGCGTGATGGCCGGCGCGTACTACGGGTCGATCGACTTCCTGATGGGATTCATCATCGGGCTCAAGGCGTTCACCGCCGCGGTCATCGGCGGCATCGGCAACCTCTACGGCGCGATGCTCGGCGGGCTCCTGCTCGGCCTGCTCGAATCGTTCGGGGCCGCCTGGTTCGGCGGCGAGTGGCGCGACGTGTTCTCGTTCGCGTTCCTGATCCTGTTCCTCACGTTCAAGCCGACGGGCCTGCTCGGCGCCCGCGTCGTGGAGAGGATGTGA
- a CDS encoding ABC transporter ATP-binding protein: protein MSALLEVRDLRLQFGGVKAVDGLSFEVREGEILAVIGPNGAGKTSAFNCISAFYLPTSGSVVFDGKRIVREVPGFWRALRLGHLLQSFGFYRVLPSRVTKWGMARTFQNLRLFRELSVLDNVKSAMHSILREGFWSTLLHTPGYRRAEEACAREARGWLDFVGFEDDEDLYVGQLPYGEQRRVEIARALATSPKLLLLDEPAAGLNHNEKQALMELIRRIRDLGVAVVLIEHDMGLIMELAERIVVLNYGREIADGTPAQIKADPLVIEAYLGVDEDEEAIDATRLRTGTVSADAIADAFGASAVGAASDGKDGGSR, encoded by the coding sequence ATGAGCGCCCTGCTCGAGGTCCGGGACCTCCGCCTGCAGTTCGGCGGCGTGAAGGCCGTCGACGGTCTCAGCTTCGAGGTCCGCGAAGGCGAGATCCTCGCCGTCATCGGCCCGAACGGCGCGGGGAAGACGAGCGCGTTCAACTGCATCTCGGCGTTCTACCTGCCCACGTCCGGGTCGGTCGTGTTCGACGGGAAGCGCATCGTGCGCGAGGTGCCGGGCTTCTGGCGCGCGCTCCGGCTCGGGCACCTGCTGCAGAGCTTCGGCTTCTACCGGGTGCTCCCGTCACGCGTCACGAAGTGGGGCATGGCCCGCACCTTCCAGAACCTGCGGCTGTTCCGCGAGCTCAGCGTGCTCGACAACGTGAAGTCCGCGATGCACTCGATCCTCCGCGAGGGGTTCTGGTCCACGCTGCTGCACACGCCCGGGTACCGGCGGGCCGAGGAGGCGTGCGCCCGCGAGGCACGCGGATGGCTCGACTTCGTCGGCTTCGAGGACGACGAGGACCTCTACGTCGGGCAGCTGCCCTACGGCGAGCAGCGCCGCGTCGAGATCGCCCGCGCCCTCGCCACGAGCCCGAAGCTGCTGCTGCTCGACGAACCCGCCGCGGGCCTGAACCACAACGAGAAGCAGGCGCTCATGGAACTGATCCGCCGGATCCGCGACCTCGGTGTCGCGGTCGTGCTGATCGAGCACGACATGGGCCTCATCATGGAACTCGCCGAACGCATCGTCGTGCTCAACTACGGCAGGGAGATCGCCGACGGCACGCCTGCGCAGATCAAGGCCGATCCCCTGGTCATCGAGGCGTACCTCGGCGTCGACGAGGACGAGGAGGCGATCGACGCCACGCGTCTGCGCACCGGGACCGTCTCGGCCGACGCGATCGCGGACGCGTTCGGCGCGAGCGCCGTCGGCGCGGCATCCGATGGGAAGGACGGTGGGTCGCGATGA
- a CDS encoding branched-chain amino acid ABC transporter permease, producing the protein MARDLDLALKHAPLRAPAPLFDRPRPATGVFTSQSGFLRALGTLAVLLLAALPFLDASRYTMSIATSALIYVMLCMGLNVVVGYAGLLDLGYIAFFAVGAYVSGIFTTVLGFPMWLALPATIAACIVAGILIGAPTLRLRSDYLAIVTLGFGEIIRITANNLEITGGPSGIHGIPSWDFGGWSFDDGFTVGGLAFPGYVVFYYFVAAVVVVVGVIGAGRLAKGKMGRAWKAVRDDEDAAEAMGINTYVAKISAYIIGAVWAGMAGQLMATHLSAISPNSFQFLYSALILMAVVLGGMGSTPGVIIGALFVSLAPELLRDFAEWRYLIFGILLVVVMLFRPSGLWPATAVLPWLKRTRPQPPPFTSAVGAIDQGVPDVEPSVMESVDGLPAADAEEGRQA; encoded by the coding sequence ATGGCCCGCGACCTCGACCTCGCGCTGAAGCACGCGCCCCTGCGCGCGCCGGCCCCGCTGTTCGACCGTCCCCGACCCGCGACCGGTGTCTTCACCTCGCAGAGCGGGTTCCTCCGCGCACTCGGGACCCTGGCCGTGCTGCTGCTCGCCGCGCTGCCGTTCCTGGACGCGTCCCGGTACACGATGTCGATCGCGACGAGTGCGCTGATCTACGTGATGCTGTGCATGGGCCTGAACGTCGTCGTCGGGTACGCCGGACTCCTGGACCTCGGCTACATCGCGTTCTTCGCCGTCGGCGCCTACGTCTCGGGCATCTTCACCACCGTGCTCGGGTTCCCGATGTGGCTCGCGCTGCCGGCCACGATCGCCGCCTGCATCGTCGCGGGCATCCTCATCGGCGCCCCGACACTGCGGCTGCGCAGCGACTACCTCGCCATCGTCACGCTCGGGTTCGGCGAGATCATCCGGATCACGGCGAACAACCTCGAGATCACCGGCGGCCCGTCAGGGATCCACGGCATCCCTTCGTGGGACTTCGGCGGCTGGAGCTTCGACGACGGCTTCACGGTCGGCGGGCTCGCGTTCCCCGGCTACGTCGTCTTCTACTACTTCGTCGCGGCCGTCGTGGTCGTCGTCGGGGTGATCGGCGCCGGCCGCCTCGCGAAGGGGAAGATGGGCCGGGCCTGGAAGGCCGTCCGCGACGACGAGGACGCCGCCGAGGCCATGGGCATCAACACCTACGTCGCAAAGATCTCCGCGTACATCATCGGCGCCGTCTGGGCGGGCATGGCGGGCCAGCTCATGGCGACCCACCTCTCCGCGATCAGCCCGAACAGCTTCCAGTTCCTCTACTCCGCGCTGATCCTCATGGCGGTCGTGCTCGGCGGCATGGGCTCGACCCCAGGCGTGATCATCGGCGCCCTGTTCGTGTCGCTGGCTCCCGAGTTGCTGCGCGACTTCGCCGAGTGGCGCTACCTCATCTTCGGCATCCTGCTCGTCGTCGTGATGCTGTTCCGACCGTCCGGACTGTGGCCCGCCACTGCGGTCCTCCCGTGGCTCAAGCGCACGAGACCGCAGCCTCCGCCGTTCACCTCGGCGGTCGGCGCGATCGACCAGGGCGTCCCCGACGTCGAACCCAGTGTCATGGAGTCCGTCGACGGCCTGCCCGCCGCCGATGCCGAGGAAGGGAGGCAGGCATGA
- a CDS encoding ABC transporter ATP-binding protein, with translation MTALEVQDVDVYYGRVHALRRLSFSVGDGEIVCLLGNNGAGKSTTMNLLSGLVRPKDGAVRWNGMDLATAKPWDIVSAGLIHVPEGRRIFSTMTVHENLLLGGYAVRDRRVVDQRIAQVYELMPRLAERRKQQGGTLSGGEQQMVAIGRAIVGGPKLLLLDEPSMGLAPLVVKQVMEVIAAVNAQGTTVLLVEQNARAALKIAHRAYVVETGTVTLSGSAAELARDARVVEAYLGA, from the coding sequence ATGACCGCGCTGGAGGTGCAGGACGTCGACGTCTACTACGGCCGCGTGCACGCGCTGCGGCGGCTGAGCTTCTCCGTCGGCGACGGCGAGATCGTGTGCCTGCTCGGCAACAACGGCGCGGGCAAGTCGACCACCATGAACCTGCTGTCGGGGCTCGTCCGCCCGAAGGACGGCGCGGTGCGGTGGAACGGCATGGACCTCGCGACGGCGAAGCCGTGGGACATCGTCTCGGCCGGGCTCATCCACGTGCCGGAGGGGCGCCGCATCTTCTCGACCATGACCGTGCACGAGAACCTGCTGCTCGGCGGGTATGCGGTCCGCGACCGGCGCGTCGTCGACCAACGCATCGCGCAGGTCTACGAGCTCATGCCGCGGCTGGCCGAGCGCCGGAAGCAGCAGGGCGGCACGCTCTCGGGCGGGGAGCAGCAGATGGTCGCGATCGGCCGTGCGATCGTGGGCGGTCCGAAGCTGCTGCTGCTCGACGAGCCGTCGATGGGACTCGCCCCGCTGGTGGTCAAGCAGGTCATGGAGGTCATCGCCGCCGTGAACGCGCAGGGGACCACCGTCCTGCTCGTCGAGCAGAACGCCAGGGCCGCGCTGAAGATCGCGCACCGCGCCTACGTCGTCGAGACCGGGACCGTCACGCTGTCGGGATCGGCCGCCGAGCTCGCGCGGGACGCGCGCGTGGTCGAGGCCTACCTCGGGGCATGA
- a CDS encoding branched-chain amino acid ABC transporter substrate-binding protein encodes MSYGPRRRTRLLQLAAGASLLLAMTGCSGGLAGGGGGGGDDGDGPISFGMLAPFSGSESAFGAYMQNGAQLAVDELNADGGVLGRELELVVEDDACDATTAVAGANKLVTEGITASVGGYCSGATLPTLPIFDEAGIPMVIPAANSNELVQGLPGVFLINGTGTQQAAAAVQYAEEIGATTVAAIDDATSYSADLAASFVEQAGDAGLEIAFEETVTPGENDYSAVATELASVQPDLVYWTGYYQEGGLIVRQATDAGYTGAFLVGDGSVDAKFAEIAGPGYTDNVVATFTQTPDMIEGADQWIADYSELAGEAPGPYSTQAYDAVRVMAQAIEDAGSTDFDAVVAGLEGLEGFDTFAGPLTFTDDHTLSGGGFVIVSIDPATNAFVLKDDLQG; translated from the coding sequence ATGTCGTATGGACCCCGGCGCCGCACGCGCCTCCTGCAGCTCGCCGCCGGCGCGAGCCTCCTGCTGGCCATGACCGGGTGTTCCGGCGGCCTGGCCGGCGGCGGCGGCGGCGGTGGCGATGACGGCGACGGACCGATCTCGTTCGGCATGCTGGCGCCGTTCTCGGGGAGCGAGTCCGCGTTCGGCGCGTACATGCAGAACGGCGCTCAGCTCGCGGTCGACGAGTTGAACGCCGACGGCGGGGTGCTCGGCCGGGAGCTGGAACTCGTCGTCGAGGACGACGCCTGCGATGCCACGACCGCGGTCGCCGGAGCGAACAAGCTCGTGACCGAGGGCATCACGGCTTCGGTCGGGGGGTACTGCTCCGGCGCGACCCTGCCGACCCTCCCGATCTTCGACGAGGCCGGCATCCCCATGGTGATCCCGGCCGCGAACTCTAACGAGCTCGTGCAGGGACTGCCCGGCGTCTTCCTCATCAACGGAACGGGCACCCAGCAGGCCGCGGCCGCGGTGCAGTACGCCGAGGAGATCGGCGCGACGACGGTCGCCGCGATCGACGACGCGACCTCGTACTCGGCCGACCTCGCCGCCTCGTTCGTCGAGCAGGCCGGCGACGCCGGCCTCGAGATCGCGTTCGAGGAGACCGTGACGCCGGGGGAGAACGACTACTCGGCCGTGGCGACCGAGCTCGCGAGCGTGCAGCCCGACCTCGTCTACTGGACCGGCTACTACCAGGAGGGCGGCCTGATCGTCCGCCAGGCGACCGACGCAGGCTACACCGGCGCGTTCCTGGTCGGCGACGGGTCGGTCGACGCGAAGTTCGCCGAGATCGCCGGTCCCGGGTACACCGACAACGTCGTCGCGACGTTCACCCAGACGCCCGACATGATCGAGGGTGCCGACCAGTGGATCGCCGACTACTCCGAGCTCGCGGGCGAGGCACCCGGACCGTACTCGACGCAGGCCTACGACGCGGTGCGCGTCATGGCGCAGGCGATCGAGGATGCCGGCAGCACCGACTTCGACGCGGTCGTCGCCGGCCTCGAGGGTCTGGAGGGCTTCGACACGTTCGCGGGCCCGCTGACGTTCACCGACGACCACACCCTCTCGGGCGGCGGGTTCGTGATCGTCTCGATCGATCCCGCCACGAACGCGTTCGTGCTGAAGGACGACCTGCAGGGCTGA
- a CDS encoding GntR family transcriptional regulator, with product MSGQQMRVLEVLSLREQVERTLSSRIVTGEFAPGTVLTVPTLAGEFGVSATPVREAMLNLARRGFLSPLRNRGFEVTEVSDDELRELGEIRRLLEAPPMRSLAGALPDETVERLRRLADEIVRAGREGRFEDYLEADTTFHLTLLERTGNRHLVRLVSELRQQTRLVGLVNLADSDELESSSLEHAELIRLLVEGDGEGAEALMRRHIGHVAGLWSGRREA from the coding sequence ATGAGCGGCCAGCAGATGCGCGTGCTCGAGGTGCTGAGCCTGCGCGAGCAGGTCGAGCGCACGCTCTCGTCGCGCATCGTGACGGGCGAGTTCGCGCCGGGCACCGTGCTGACGGTGCCGACGCTGGCGGGCGAGTTCGGCGTGAGCGCGACGCCCGTGCGCGAGGCGATGCTCAACCTGGCCCGTCGGGGGTTCCTGAGTCCGCTCCGCAACCGCGGGTTCGAGGTGACCGAGGTCTCGGACGACGAGCTGCGCGAGCTCGGGGAGATCCGGCGGCTCCTCGAGGCGCCGCCCATGCGATCGCTCGCAGGAGCGCTGCCCGACGAGACGGTCGAACGGCTGCGGCGCCTGGCCGACGAGATCGTCCGCGCCGGCCGCGAGGGCCGCTTCGAGGACTACCTCGAGGCGGACACGACCTTTCACCTGACGCTGCTCGAGCGGACGGGGAATCGGCACCTCGTGCGGCTCGTGTCGGAGCTCCGCCAGCAGACCCGGCTGGTGGGACTCGTGAACCTGGCCGATTCGGACGAGCTGGAGAGCTCGTCGCTCGAGCACGCCGAGCTCATCCGCCTGCTCGTCGAGGGCGACGGCGAGGGTGCCGAGGCCCTCATGCGCCGGCACATCGGCCACGTGGCCGGCCTCTGGAGCGGGCGCCGGGAGGCGTAG
- a CDS encoding glutamate--cysteine ligase, with amino-acid sequence MPIEFARSPRSTIGLEWEVAIVDRSTGELASIADRVLELLDERSEGGTHPSITSELLTNTVELVSGVHERVAGAVADLEGQLAEVRAVIDELGEYELICSGSHPYSQWYDQRLTDKPRYHKLIERTRWWGRNMMIWGIHVHVGVDDRDKALPILDGLLAYMPHLQALSASSPFWAGVETGYASNRALMFQQLPTAGLPYPLADWAAYERYVDDLVRTGVIEDHTEVRWDIRPSPRWGTVEVRVCDGVSTAAEIAAIGALVQCLVEWMSQRLDDGETLTVLQPWYVRENKWRAARYGMDAEIITDVAGSERLVGDDLRELLTTLVPVAERLGCQAELQQVRAMLDGGASYQRQLRVAESAGGDLTAVVAHLARELREGVNPQA; translated from the coding sequence ATGCCGATCGAGTTCGCACGTTCCCCGCGTTCCACGATCGGCCTCGAGTGGGAGGTCGCGATCGTCGACCGTTCGACGGGCGAGCTCGCGTCCATCGCCGATCGCGTACTCGAACTCCTCGACGAGCGCAGCGAGGGCGGGACGCATCCGTCGATCACGTCGGAGCTGCTGACGAACACGGTCGAGCTCGTGAGCGGCGTGCACGAGCGGGTCGCCGGCGCCGTCGCCGACCTCGAGGGCCAGCTCGCCGAGGTGCGGGCGGTGATCGACGAGCTCGGCGAGTACGAGCTCATCTGCAGCGGGTCGCATCCCTACAGCCAGTGGTACGACCAGCGCCTCACCGACAAGCCGCGGTACCACAAGCTCATCGAGCGGACCCGCTGGTGGGGGCGGAACATGATGATCTGGGGCATCCACGTGCACGTCGGCGTCGATGATCGCGACAAGGCGCTGCCGATCCTCGACGGGCTGCTCGCGTACATGCCGCACCTGCAGGCGCTCAGCGCCTCGAGCCCGTTCTGGGCGGGCGTCGAGACGGGCTACGCCTCGAACCGCGCGCTCATGTTCCAGCAGCTCCCGACCGCCGGACTCCCCTACCCGCTCGCCGACTGGGCCGCGTACGAGCGCTACGTCGACGACCTCGTGCGGACGGGCGTCATCGAGGACCACACCGAGGTCCGCTGGGACATCCGCCCGTCGCCGCGCTGGGGCACGGTCGAGGTGCGCGTCTGCGACGGCGTCTCGACCGCCGCCGAGATCGCGGCGATCGGCGCGCTCGTGCAGTGCCTCGTCGAGTGGATGAGCCAGCGCCTCGACGACGGCGAGACGCTGACCGTGCTGCAGCCCTGGTACGTGCGCGAGAACAAGTGGCGGGCGGCCCGATACGGCATGGACGCCGAGATCATCACGGATGTCGCGGGCAGCGAGCGGCTCGTCGGCGACGACCTGCGCGAACTGCTCACGACGCTCGTGCCCGTGGCCGAGCGGCTCGGCTGCCAGGCCGAGCTGCAGCAGGTGCGCGCGATGCTCGACGGCGGGGCGAGCTACCAGCGGCAGCTTCGCGTCGCGGAGTCCGCGGGCGGCGACCTCACGGCCGTCGTCGCGCACCTCGCGCGCGAGCTCCGCGAGGGCGTGAACCCGCAGGCGTGA